Proteins encoded in a region of the Ziziphus jujuba cultivar Dongzao chromosome 3, ASM3175591v1 genome:
- the LOC107421864 gene encoding nicotinamidase 3, which translates to MSSSSPLKSFSYNKYETRRRNPNPKSSALLVIDVQNYFSSMVKPILQNLLTTIELCRRASIPVIFTRHCHKSPADYGMLGEWCDGDLLFDGTVEAELMRELDRRPEDQVVEKSTYSGFQGTRLEELLKERRVEEVIVTGVMTNLCCETTARDAFIKGFRVFFSADATATADKELHEGTLKNLAYGFAYLVDCDRLGKGLNGN; encoded by the coding sequence ATGTCTTCCTCTTCCCCACTGAAAAGCTTCTCATACAACAAGTACGAGACCAGGAGGCGAAACCCTAACCCCAAAAGCTCAGCCCTTCTGGTTATCGATGTCCAGAACTACTTCTCCTCCATGGTCAAGCCCATCCTCCAAAACCTCCTCACCACCATCGAACTCTGCCGACGCGCTTCCATCCCCGTCATCTTCACGCGCCACTGCCACAAGTCCCCCGCCGACTACGGCATGCTCGGTGAGTGGTGCGACGGCGACCTCCTCTTCGACGGCACCGTCGAGGCCGAGCTCATGCGGGAGCTCGATCGGAGGCCGGAGGATCAGGTCGTGGAGAAGAGCACGTACAGTGGGTTTCAGGGTACGCGCCTGGAGGAGCTGTTGAAGGAGAGGCGCGTGGAGGAGGTGATCGTGACCGGGGTGATGACGAACCTGTGCTGCGAAACGACGGCGCGTGATGCGTTTATtaaggggtttagggttttctTCTCGGCCGACGCGACGGCAACGGCGGATAAGGAGCTTCACGAGGGGACTTTGAAGAATCTGGCGTATGGGTTCGCTTACTTGGTGGACTGCGACAGGCTTGGAAAGGGGCTTAATGGGAATTAA